A genomic stretch from Procambarus clarkii isolate CNS0578487 chromosome 14, FALCON_Pclarkii_2.0, whole genome shotgun sequence includes:
- the LOC123770448 gene encoding uncharacterized protein isoform X1, which yields MASGNTSGLGASLFRGALHGNTSNTNSLGGNSNIGNQQQQHQQQHHHHSTGHLPQQSSVQASSGHIHHPQQPQPSQSQPTLGAVTFNSDESARGRGTPGSPDHMSTVMAKLWFDHNVESSLSSLKKEEHEKRMRDLRKQLEYIADTNWKYSPVEKYIGQQ from the exons ATGGCTAGTGGGAACACGAGTGGCTTGGGGGCATCTCTCTTCCGCGGAGCATTACACggcaacacaagcaacaccaacAGCCTCGGTGGCAACAGTAACATTGgcaaccagcagcagcagcatcagcagcaacacCATCATCATTCAACTGGCCATCTACCGCAGCAAAGCAGTGTG CAGGCAAGTAGCGGCCACATCCACCACCCTCAGCAGCCACAACCTTCGCAGTCTCAGCCTACACTAGGAGCGGTGACATTCAACTCGGACGAGAGTGCACGCGGGAGAGGCACACCAGGG AGTCCAGACCACATGTCCACTGTTATGGCCAAGCTTTGGTTTGATCACAATGTAGAATCTTCCTTGTCGTCTCTTAAGAAAGAAGAGCACGAGAAGCGCATGAGGGATCTCCGCAAACAGCTCGAGTACATAGCCGATACCAATTGGAAATATTCTCCCGTTGAGAAATACATTGGGCAACAGTGA
- the LOC123770448 gene encoding uncharacterized protein isoform X2 produces the protein MASGNTSGLGASLFRGALHGNTSNTNSLGGNSNIGNQQQQHQQQHHHHSTGHLPQQSSVASSGHIHHPQQPQPSQSQPTLGAVTFNSDESARGRGTPGSPDHMSTVMAKLWFDHNVESSLSSLKKEEHEKRMRDLRKQLEYIADTNWKYSPVEKYIGQQ, from the exons ATGGCTAGTGGGAACACGAGTGGCTTGGGGGCATCTCTCTTCCGCGGAGCATTACACggcaacacaagcaacaccaacAGCCTCGGTGGCAACAGTAACATTGgcaaccagcagcagcagcatcagcagcaacacCATCATCATTCAACTGGCCATCTACCGCAGCAAAGCAGTGTG GCAAGTAGCGGCCACATCCACCACCCTCAGCAGCCACAACCTTCGCAGTCTCAGCCTACACTAGGAGCGGTGACATTCAACTCGGACGAGAGTGCACGCGGGAGAGGCACACCAGGG AGTCCAGACCACATGTCCACTGTTATGGCCAAGCTTTGGTTTGATCACAATGTAGAATCTTCCTTGTCGTCTCTTAAGAAAGAAGAGCACGAGAAGCGCATGAGGGATCTCCGCAAACAGCTCGAGTACATAGCCGATACCAATTGGAAATATTCTCCCGTTGAGAAATACATTGGGCAACAGTGA